The genomic stretch AGCGGAGATAGGTCTTGTGGAGAGGGACTTAAAGGACATAAAGGACGGCTGTTAAGTATCGCCTCGATCTGAGCAAACAGCGAACTCAATTCCTCGAAAGTCAAGTGAATATTTTTTAGGACTCTGTATAAGTGGAATTTCGCTGACTTGACTCCGGCTTCCCAGAGACCACCAAAGTGAGGAGCGTATGCTGGTGAGAAGCGGAATTCAATGCCTTCGCGAGATGCAGAGTCTTTAATGGAGTCGCTATTAGACTCGAGGAAAGAATTTATTTCCTTGGCTGCTGCAACGAAATTTCTACCATTGTCGCAGTAGATGACCTTTGGTTTACCCCTACGAGCTATAAATctttttaatgtaagtaaaaaTGCCTCCATTGATAAGTCGCTGACTAACTCTAAATGAACGCATTTGTAGCGAAAGCAAATGAAGATACATAGGTAacttttagttattttacaGCCGCGCCCTTTGCGGTCTGTTATAAGAAATGGGCCGGCAAAGTCGGTACCTATAGTGGAGAAGGGGAAATCAGTTTCAACGCGATCTGCAGGTAAGTTTCCCATAATATTATCCATAGTGCGAGCATTGAATCGACGACAGGTTACACATTCGCGTGCTGCACGTCTGGCTAGATTCCTGCCTCCTACAGGCCAATAACGTTCTCTAATAGATGCCAGGAGATGCTGAGGACCGGCGTGCAACAAGCGTAGGTGCTcctgtttgaaaattaattttgttaaaaaatgatttgcatgtaataaaataggATGACGTTTGTCATACTGATAAGAAGATGACTCGATGCGTCCGCCGACTCTTAAAATTCCATTTTCGTCTAAAAATGGATTAAGAGAAGCGAGCGCGGCTTTAGAATTTAAAGATTTACCTTTTCCTAGCTGTTCTAATTCTATAGGAAAGGAATCTTTCTGGGCTAACTTTATAGCGACGCTGTGGGCGTTTTCTAATTCAGAAACTTGAAGTGGACCTCGTAATctgtttgattttatatttgatCTACAGTTTTTGACGAACCTTAAAACTCTAGCTAGAACCCGAATAAGAGTGgttaaattagaatattttgcTAAATTTTCAGACAAATCTGGCATGGAAGATGCATCCTCCCCCTAAAGTGTGATGGGTCTTAAGCTCTGGCAACTCTATAGAGTCCGCAGTATAGGCGGGCCAGGAATCTTCGGATTCCAAAAGGAACGATGGACCGTTCCACCATATAGAGAGATCTGTTTGGTCCGGATCGACACCACGCGAGACTAGGTCAGCCGGGTTGACAGAAGTGGGAACATAACGCCAGTCTGAAGGGTTTGATAGTTCATTTATAGCAGCTACCCTGTGGGCAACAAACGTTTTGGTTTTATTAGAGTTAAGCCAACCTAACACAACTTTAGAGTCTGTCCAATACACTTGACGCTCAATAGGGCAACGTAATGCGGCTAAAACTGTAGCAGTTAGTTGGGCTCCTAATAGGGCAGCGCAGAGTTCGAGCCGTGGTATTGTCGTGGGTTTGATAGGTGCAACCCGCGATTTTGCACATACTAGGTTGACCTGTACAACGCCACTAGCAGAAATAGACCTCAGATAAATACAGCTGCCAAAAGCCCGCTGCGAAGCGTCACAGAAACAATGTATCTGTACAAAAGATGCgttatcaattaaaatacatCTAGGAATTTTTAAAGAAGACAAACATGAGGATTTAGTAGAAAACTTTAACCAGGAATTCCTTATTTCTGGAGGAACTGGTTCATCCCAATCCATTTTATGACTCCATAACTCTTGTAGTATTATTTTAGGTTTGATTGTGAAAATAGACAGAAGACCAAGaggatcaaatattttaaatgttgagGAAAGTATAGTTCTCTTTGTGACATTTTCAGAAGCCGAAACATTATGCTGAAAGTGAAATTCGTCGGAAGACGGCGTCCAACCTATTCCTAGCGTGCTAGTTGCATTACTAATCATAAGATTACCACTTTCCAGGTCAACGGAGTCCGCGAGTAACTTGGGTAAGTTTGACCGATATTTGCGTAGATGAAAACATCCTTTTTCCAACTCGGAAGAGACTGAAAGAAGAATGTGACGCAACTCTTCCTCGCTGCTTGCACCGGTAAGTAGGTCATCGCAATATAGATCACTTTGAATTATAGTTTTGATCTTCTGATCTGAACATTCTTCGCCTATCTGCCAAAGAGAACGAGTAGTAAGAAAGGAAGCACTAGCGAAGCCGTAAGTAACGGTGTTTAAACGAAGTGTCCTTAAAGGCTTATCCTCACTATCCCGCCACAGTATAAGTTGAAGATTGCGATCAGACTCTCTGAGAAGCACTGAGCGAAACATTTTCTCTATGTCTCCTGTCAGGACATACTTATGCTGTCTGAAAcgaattaatatattaaataatggaTCTTGCACTACTGGTCCCACCATTTGTAAATTGTTTACAGAAACACCAGAAGAAGTGCGAGCCGAGGCGTCAAATACAACGCGTAACTTAGTCGACTCGCTTTGTTCCCGTATCACTGGGTGGTGGGGCAAGAAATAGGCATTTAACGGTCTAGACTCCGGTGCTTCGGATAGGTGACCTAACGCTTCATATTCGTCTATgaattgacaatatttttgttttaattcaggTTGCTTTCGAAAACGAGCCTCTAAATTGAAAAATCTCTTTTTGGCTAAGTTATAGGAATTGCCTAAACAATCTATGCTGTCACGAAGTGGCAACCCTACACAGAATTGACCAATATTAGTACGAGTAGTGTTGGCGAGATAATGTTGCTCACACAATTTTTCTTCGCTACTCGGGGGCTTTTTTGAGGAAAATTCTCAAGTTCCCAGAACTTAGATAAGTCATCGTGTATGTTACTAGAAGTGTCTTTTGAGACAAAGTTGCACATGACTGActcagttttattttgattaaaacaagGCAATGGACCCGTAACGAGCCATCCAAACTTTGAAGCCTGAAGCTTAGGGAAACCATGTCCTAACGAATGCTGCTGGGCACTAATAATATCCCAGAATAAGTCAGCACCGATCAACATATTGACTGGGGATGGTTCATTTAAAGTGGGGTCTGCTAACTGAAAACCGTGaatattcaattgttttaaatcaaattttgaTTTAGGTACGTTGCCGGTAATTTGCGGCAAAACTAAACATGAAACTGTCACATTAAAGGAATTTGTCTCAGAGTGAATGCGTAGAATACAGCGTTctgtgttaatatttaattgagtATTACCAATACCTACTATGGTAGTGTCTGATGGCTGAGGAATCAGGTTTAGATGACGCTTCACGGCCTCTGTAATAATTGTCAACTGACTCCCGCTGTCGAGCAAAGCTCGCACTATCATAGTCTCGTTTGTGGCAGGGTTGGTAACCTTTACTCGAGCAGTACACAAAAGTACTTCAGAAGAACATGTTGAGGACATACTAACAGAATTAACTGAATTagaaatttctttttcttctgaTTTGTGAAGAAGAGTATTATGCCGTAGCTTACAATGACGACATGTAGCTGAGAGGCGACAGCGTTTAACGACATGCCCAGGTCTCAAACAGTTCTCACATAATTTGTTAGAAGAAACAAAGGTTATCTTCTCCTCTAATGAGATGGACTTGAAAGATGGACACTCATATAAGCGAtggttatttttacaaaataaacattccgGTGTTTTAGAAGAAGAAGTGTTGTTTCCGTTTGGCACAGCTGCTACCAAAGACTTGGAACtattaagtttgttttgattactagataattgtttttgtttattatcttgAGGGTCATGTTTATGGCGATAAACGGTTTCTAATACATCAGCGCGACGTTTAAGGAAACTGAAGAAATCATTAAGCGAAGGTATGTcactcaaattatttatatgttcttcccatttaaaatatgtactagAACTTAATTTACCAGCgataaagtatataattaaaacatcccATTTGTCTGTAGGTAGCCCTAGTGAATTAAGTGCACGAAGGTTTTTAGTGACGTGGTCAATCACATATCTTAAGGACTTGTCATTTTCTtgaatagaattaaaattaaacaaagatttaAGGTGGTTATTTATCAACTGACGCTTGTTGTCGTACCGTTCGCATAAAAGTTTCCATGCTTcggaataattattatgagaaaCCTCCAAGTTAGCAATCACCCGAGCCGCTTCTCCCTCTAAATAAGATTGCAAGTAATGATATTTATGAATGCTTTcaatcttattattattgtgaactAACGAAACAAATGTTTCCTTAAATTCCAACCATTTGAAATACGTACCGTCAAAGTTTGGAATTTTAATAACCGGTAACTTGAAACCCAATGCATTACAACTGTGATCGTTATGATGACACGTAGCCACAGACTGTTTACTTTGAGAATCACTTTCCTTATCCTCAACTTCAGAATGTTTCTTAATTAAGCTTTGGGCCGTCGCTATACAATGGTAGAAATCGTTTTCTATTAAATCCCTAGTAACTAACTCGCTGCTTTGGTTTTCCTCGTTACTAATTTCTATAAGATTCTGCACCTCGTCAAATTCAACGAATAACGTCTCAATTTTGGATAACTTCAATGCGAGCTTATCTACTTCTAGTTTTGAAATGGATTCTACCAAAGCTAAACTGTCTAGACTTAACTTAAATTTCGTAACGCGCCCTCTAATAGAACCGCGTTTGGTTATCAATTCCTTTAACTTTAAAGATTCAGACATTGTAATAAACTCGCAATGAGCTAACACAAACAGATGTTAATAGATAAAGAAATAGATATAATAGCATACGATACGCTCCTCGCTTTGTTGATCAGCTGGTGCTCACGGCTCGCGTCGTTTGCAATGCAATGGTAAGATGGGTCGGAGGGAGCGCCGGCAGTCAGATAACAGCGATGCTCAAGCGATGCCGTGTTATAAATAACAACGCACGATCTCTGAAACAGGTTAATCCGTGTGTCTTAGTGCACTGAAAACGACAACTAATCACTCGTATGACGAAGCGATGACGGCTTATAAGTTTATTACTTTGAAAACTCGGGAGATATTTAGTATGTAAGAGATTTAATTGAGTGATAAATGGGAGAAAGAAGCGATAATAGTGGGATGATTTGATAAAAATTGCTTAGtttgaataaacaaaagaaaaattttaagatGGCGGCGAGTATCTGAATAAGTGAAATTAATTAGGCGAATTTGTGTGAATCCTCTGAAAATTTAGACCTCTAGAGGTTAATTTGGTGAGGCAAAATAGACACAAATCGAAACGTAGGAATTTCACCTGACCTGAGAAACTAAGCTCGCTAAATGCACTGATTAAGGGACAACACAATGGGCGTATTGGTAATATGGAACGAGCTCACTTTAAATAGGCAGCCAAACTGATCCTTTGCAATCCACAGGTAGCCAGCAGCACGTATGTAGCTATGGACTCGTTCTATGGTGGACCTTGCTCGATCGGGCTTCCGCGGTCCCAGCTGTTCTAAGAATGGCTTGGCGAAGACGGCGTTTTTTCGACCCAGGCAGTAGATTAGACTAGGAAGACTAGGTAGCAGGACTTCAGGCGCAGTGATCTTGGATTTTCAACACGGCCCGTTGCTGGTTTAGATTAGATCGTCTTTTGTCGACGACGCGTCGTCGACGCCATCCACGCGTCCTCGATGCAGAACAACTGAGCAGCTGTTGGCTCCGCTTCGATGCAGGTCCTGTCACGGTCGCCAATTCTTGTTCGTGATGAATCAAACAAGCTTGAAGTTTTCCATAAAACATTTACTCtggtttttaaacaattataataaaatattattggaacGTACAGCGTGAGGCCATGTTGGCTAGATAGaatgaataatgaatgaaaatgagTGAACGTGTGAATGTATGCCACAgattatatatattaattattgttgatGAATGAATGTGTCATCGATGAATGAATGTGTCGCAGACACTAAAGAATAAGTTAATTGGTACAACACTGGCccctataatattagtagggaatTTTaaaatacggtagtttccaactagtcaaattcaatacttttatcgaaatgtcaaaaacgttacttttctatgaattttgtaggagatcgcaacttatg from Spodoptera frugiperda isolate SF20-4 chromosome 19, AGI-APGP_CSIRO_Sfru_2.0, whole genome shotgun sequence encodes the following:
- the LOC126911753 gene encoding uncharacterized protein LOC126911753 gives rise to the protein MPDLSENLAKYSNLTTLIRVLARVLRFVKNCRSNIKSNRLRGPLQVSELENAHSVAIKLAQKDSFPIELEQLGKGKSLNSKAALASLNPFLDENGILRVGGRIESSSYQYDKRHPILLHANHFLTKLIFKQEHLRLLHAGPQHLLASIRERYWPVGGRNLARRAARECVTCRRFNARTMDNIMGNLPADRVETDFPFSTIGTDFAGPFLITDRKGRGCKITKSYLCIFICFRYKCVHLELVSDLSMEAFLLTLKRFIARRGKPKVIYCDNGRNFVAAAKEINSFLESNSDSIKDSASREGIEFRFSPAYAPHFGGLWEAGVKSAKFHLYRVLKNIHLTFEELSSLFAQIEAILNSRPLCPLSPSPQDLSPLTPGHFIIGRPLTSLPSPYLLDYSTNRLDRFQRLEQARQHFWKRWSTEYVTELQQRTKWKVRCRELKVDDLVLIKDDGTPPLCWRLGRVSKLFPGTDGVPRVADVSTSQGTVRRAINRLCLLPSPDDCTA